The following proteins are encoded in a genomic region of Necator americanus strain Aroian chromosome II, whole genome shotgun sequence:
- a CDS encoding hypothetical protein (NECATOR_CHRII.G8502.T1), translating to MICRSLIAFAVIIHQISSQNLVIVEGHRPSRVIKSQRRHNISKRANVHDSAKDVIYAPLDGQRVITKGIYYVNGRSKTEDEIYESVLLNGSDSTDGIDPFFVTRPPHRTTVAVKYNIHESTPQQSINSVDEVEEEIDGGEVEQENPRATTRYPLRLVTIPPRSTTALPPFKHVSRRIIQRKEDNISTTTTDSYASQGVRFPVESFQIPSNTLVPVTLNPNPNLSPPPPNPFLPIMPVRELNITYPFLPIGRSNPMPPYSPPMLISPAVPPFGNGNLIHRSSLRQGSYVRGREVPAIPLPSTPALVSGSAYVRTENEQYPYSDFLIDGGSRSETSAVAVAKPHVAKHIRPRSISGPYREHRDEQNSSEQLRLFARNHPNIVKSMTKKTFVKENLLILPKSYNVVGQIPTSSRARTTLTPNEKLDLCCRKRRVSPGCQAMCNFEALNDKTMQMHADSTGL from the exons ATGATATGTCGGTCGTTAATCGCCTTTGCAGTCATTATTCATCAAATCTCGTCC cagAATCTGGTAATCGTTGAAGGTCATCGACCGTCTAGAGTGATCAAGAGTCAACGACGACACAATATTTCTAAACGTG CAAATGTTCACGACAGTGCAAAGGATGTGATCTACGCTCCTTTGGATGGTCAACGAGTGATCACAAAAGGAATATATTACGTGAATGGAAGATCCAAAACCGAAGATGAAa TCTATGAATCCGTTCTGCTTAACGGTAGCGACAGTACTGATGGAATCGATCCATTCTTTGTTACTCGTCCACCTCACAGAACTACCGTAGCTGTGAAGTACAACATCCATGAATCTACGCCTCAACAGTCTATAAATAGTGTGGATGAAGtggaggaagaaattgacggaggCGAAGTAGAGCAG GAAAATCCAAGAGCCACTACAAGGTACCCACTTCGTCTGGTCACTATACCTCCTCGCTCGACCACCGCACTACCTCCTTTCAAACACGTCAGC CGACGAATCATTCAACGGAAGGAAGACAACATCTCCACGAC GACAACCGATTCATACGCATCCCAAGGTGTAAGGTTTCCGGTCGAATCATTTCAGATACCATCGAATACGTTGGTACCAG TCACGTTGAATCCAAATCCAAATCTTTCACCTCCACCACCGAACCCGTTTCTACCTATTATGCCGGTCAGAG AGCTGAACATCACCTATCCGTTCCTGCCAATAGGAAGAAGTAACCCAATGCCACCTTATTCTCCACCTATGCTG ATCTCTCCTGCTGTGCCTCCATTTGGCAATGGTAACCTCATCCATAGG TCTTCACTCCGACAAGGTTCGTATGTTCGAGGAAGAGAAGTGCCCGCTATACCGCTTCCATCCACACCAG CTCTCGTCTCAGGAAGCGCTTACGTCAGAACAGAAAACGAACAG TACCCTTATTCCGACTTTTTAATCGATGGAGGATCAAGATCCGAGACGTCTGCAGTTGCGGTTGCAAAGCCTCACGTGGCCAAGCATATCCGGCCACG ATCGATCAGCGGTCCATACCGAGAACATCGTGACGAACAAAACTCGTCCGAACAACTCCGCCTATTCGCCAGGAATCATCCGAATATCGTCAAATCTATGACGAAAAAGACATTTGTGAAAGAGAACCTATTAATTCTGCCAAAG TCCTATAACGTTGTTGGCCAGATCCCGACGTCATCGAGGGCGCGAACAACACTGACACCGAACGAGAAATTGGATTTATGTTGCCGTAAACGTCGTGTGAGCCCTGGATGTCAGGCAATGTGCAATTTTGAGGCCCTTAATGATAAAACG ATGCAAATGCATGCTGATTCAACTGGTTTGTAA
- a CDS encoding hypothetical protein (NECATOR_CHRII.G8500.T1): MILRVSPGTAEAGSPSPESTCVSGQAQGRFWSALVSAFLTNVCPGPQQRDAFDCASSKVDHSACCQRAGLLTFHGGKCLQFCRTNDAQPTNPLEFLPCLQVFEHIKACYREYQTTHPNILGD; this comes from the exons atgattttacgagtcagtcctggcacagcagaagcagggagtccatcccctgaatccacctgcgtctctgggcaagcacaaggtcgcttttggtccgcg ctggTTTCCGCATTCCTAACGAACGTCTGTCCGGGCCCACAACAACGTGATGCGTTCGATTGTGCATCATCAAAG GTGGATCATAGTGCATGCTGTCAACGAGCCGGTCTACTCACATTTCACGGTGGTAAATGTCTACAATTTTGTCGTACAAATGACGCACAACCGACAAATCCTCTGGAATTTTTGCCATGTTTACAAGTATTCGAACATATTAAAGCATGCTATCGTGAATATCAAACCACACATCCGAATATCCTTGGAGATTAA
- a CDS encoding hypothetical protein (NECATOR_CHRII.G8501.T2), whose amino-acid sequence MSTLGERKFSQKPMGLEACNLPVGFKFHAKNSNRKESPDSGRKPGTVAPGRTGLQESCRLPKRKRTRMTICTYNARTLASEAAIEDLMVQAKKIKYDVIGLTETRRRHSLNAVFETGEELFLGTCDSRGVGGVGVLVNTSMAQNIDSFEQLTTRIGRLRMRRCGPTPALTIFVAYAPTSSYEEEEVEAFYMDLEKFYREDHAFYKVIIGDFNAKVGPRRTPEELHIGTHGLQWNDQGERLSEFIMTTKTIHGNSQFQKPSSLRWTWESPGGGYRNEIDHIIVNKRFCLTDVAVVPKFYTGSDHRLLRGRFSFTRRAEKAAKFSKRNPRTTINWDLFATLAGFWEDSAMDNIDEEYDRLVKHLHDCAKKAESIKTTKRRLSLETLELIRQRGAARAAGNQELTSELARLCREAGKSIRYARRDFASRKTRMTALRNPKGTTIASRRGMEKIIYDFYSDLFDSRAHLPPHHLREDGHVIPAVLPSEIRHAIMSVRNRTAAGPDRIKPEHLKNLPPVLINTLARIFTRYLSECKVPKQWKTSKTVLLYKKGDPHDIGNYRPICLLSVIYKLFTRVILNRIEKVLDEGQPCEQAGFRKGFSTIDHIHTVSRLIEVSREYKMPLCLTFIDLKKAFDSVETEAVVEALDNQGVPTQYIKVLRELYSNFTTGISPFYKNIIIDVKRGVRQGDTISPKIFTATLENAMRKLEWDDMGVKIDGRQLHHLRFADDIVLITPSISQAERMLTEFAETCGCIGLELNLQKTMFMRNGWISDAPFTLNGTNISECTSYVYLGRELNMMNDLAPELGRRRRAAWGAYKSIEDVVKKTKNTRLRAHLFNTTVLPALTYASETWALRKQEENAVSVIERAIERVMLGVSRFKQVRDGIRSSLLRQRSKIRDAAAFAKESKIRWAGHVMRFNDNRWTRAVSDWIPRDIKRNTGRPPTRWSDFFTKSFKENYDALRVPRERRNHWATLARDRDKWKNYWRPLDRFEDQRESR is encoded by the coding sequence atgtccactctgggagaacggaagttctcccaaaaacccatgggactagaggcttgcaacctgcccgtgggttttaaatttcatgcaaaaaacagtaatagaaaagagtctcctgactccggtagaaagcctggtacggtagcgccaggtaggacggggttgcaggagtcatgtaggctaccgaaacggaaaaggactaggatgacgatctgtacttataacgcacgcacgcttgcatcggaagcggccatcgaagatctgatggtgcaagccaagaagatcaagtacgacgtcatcggactgaccgagacgagacgacgtcactctctcaacgctgtatttgaaactggagaagaactgttcttaggaacatgcgacagtagaggtgttggtggagttggcgtcctcgtcaacacgagtatggcacagaacatcgactctttcgaacaactcacgacccgaatcggacgtctgcggatgagaagatgtggtcccacaccggctttgactatcttcgtcgcttacgctccaacatcaagctacgaagaagaagaagtcgaagctttctatatggacctggagaagttctaccgagaagatcatgccttttacaaggtcataattggcgacttcaacgccaaagttggcccaagaagaacgccggaggaacttcacatcgggacccacggcctacaatggaatgaccagggggagaggctttccgagttcatcatgacgactaagaccatccatgggaactcgcaattccagaagccctcctctctacgctggacgtgggagtcacccggtggagggtaccgtaatgagatagaccacatcatcgtcaataaaaggttctgcctgacggatgtcgctgttgtaccaaagttctatacgggatcggaccatcgcctcctccgaggaagattttctttcacgcggagagcagagaaagccgccaagttcagcaagagaaatcccagaactaccatcaactgggatctcttcgctacgttagccggcttttgggaagattccgcaatggacaacatcgacgaggaatacgaccggcttgtcaaacaccttcatgactgcgcgaagaaggctgagagtattaaaacaaccaagagacgcctgtctcttgaaactcttgagctgatacgccagcgtggagcagcacgagccgcagggaaccaagagcttacgtccgagctcgcaaggctttgcagagaggcgggaaaaagcatccgctatgcccgccgagacttcgccagtcgcaagacaaggatgacagctctccggaacccgaagggaacaaccattgcatcgagaaggggaatggagaaaatcatctacgacttctactctgatctcttcgacagccgtgcccacttgcctcctcaccatctgagggaagatggacatgtcattccagcggttctcccgtccgaaatacgacatgctatcatgtcggtgagaaatcgtacagcagccggtcccgacagaataaaaccagaacacctgaagaaccttccgccagtactcatcaacaccctggcgaggatcttcacacgttacctgtcggaatgcaaggtccctaaacagtggaagaccagcaagaccgtgttgctgtataaaaagggagatccacatgacatcggcaactatcgcccaatctgcttactgtccgtcatctacaagctcttcacaagagtgatccttaataggattgaaaaggtcttggatgaaggacaaccatgcgagcaagcagggtttcgaaaaggattcagcacgatcgaccatattcacactgtttcgagactcatcgaggtatcacgagagtacaagatgccgctctgtctcactttcatcgacttgaagaaggcctttgactcagttgagacggaagcggtcgtggaagccttggacaaccaaggcgttcccactcagtacataaaggtgcttcgagagttgtacagtaacttcacgaccggaatctcgccattctacaagaatatcatcattgacgtgaagaggggggttcgacagggtgatacaatctcacccaaaatattcacagccaccctcgagaacgcaatgcgaaagttggaatgggacgacatgggagtgaagatcgatggtcggcagctacaccatttgcgctttgctgatgacatcgtactgataacacctagcatcagccaagcggaacgaatgctgaccgaattcgccgaaacatgtggatgcatcggtcttgagctgaatcttcaaaagacgatgttcatgcggaacggatggatctcggatgccccattcacgctcaacggaacgaacatatccgaatgcaccagctacgtctatctgggtcgggaattgaacatgatgaacgacctggcccccgagctgggcaggaggagaagagcggcttggggagcgtacaagagcatcgaggacgtagtgaagaagaccaagaacacccggctccgtgctcacctcttcaacaccaccgtacttcctgctttgacctatgcctcagaaacctgggcacttcgcaagcaggaagaaaacgcggtgagcgtcattgaacgcgcaattgagagagtgatgctaggagtatcccgtttcaagcaagtgagagacgggattcgaagttctctcctacgtcagcgatcgaagatcagagacgccgccgcgtttgccaaggaaagtaaaataaggtgggccggacacgtgatgcgctttaacgacaaccgttggaccagagccgtgagcgactggattccccgcgatattaagcgcaatacaggaagaccgccgacccgatggtcagatttcttcacgaagtccttcaaagaaaattacgatgctcttcgtgtcccacgcgaaaggaggaaccactgggctactctggcacgcgaccgggacaaatggaagaattactggcgcccgctcgaccggttcgaagaccaacgggagtcaaggtga
- a CDS encoding hypothetical protein (NECATOR_CHRII.G8501.T1) yields the protein MTICTYNARTLASEAAIEDLMVQAKKIKYDVIGLTETRRRHSLNAVFETGEELFLGTCDSRGVGGVGVLVNTSMAQNIDSFEQLTTRIGRLRMRRCGPTPALTIFVAYAPTSSYEEEEVEAFYMDLEKFYREDHAFYKVIIGDFNAKVGPRRTPEELHIGTHGLQWNDQGERLSEFIMTTKTIHGNSQFQKPSSLRWTWESPGGGYRNEIDHIIVNKRFCLTDVAVVPKFYTGSDHRLLRGRFSFTRRAEKAAKFSKRNPRTTINWDLFATLAGFWEDSAMDNIDEEYDRLVKHLHDCAKKAESIKTTKRRLSLETLELIRQRGAARAAGNQELTSELARLCREAGKSIRYARRDFASRKTRMTALRNPKGTTIASRRGMEKIIYDFYSDLFDSRAHLPPHHLREDGHVIPAVLPSEIRHAIMSVRNRTAAGPDRIKPEHLKNLPPVLINTLARIFTRYLSECKVPKQWKTSKTVLLYKKGDPHDIGNYRPICLLSVIYKLFTRVILNRIEKVLDEGQPCEQAGFRKGFSTIDHIHTVSRLIEVSREYKMPLCLTFIDLKKAFDSVETEAVVEALDNQGVPTQYIKVLRELYSNFTTGISPFYKNIIIDVKRGVRQGDTISPKIFTATLENAMRKLEWDDMGVKIDGRQLHHLRFADDIVLITPSISQAERMLTEFAETCGCIGLELNLQKTMFMRNGWISDAPFTLNGTNISECTSYVYLGRELNMMNDLAPELGRRRRAAWGAYKSIEDVVKKTKNTRLRAHLFNTTVLPALTYASETWALRKQEENAVSVIERAIERVMLGVSRFKQVRDGIRSSLLRQRSKIRDAAAFAKESKIRWAGHVMRFNDNRWTRAVSDWIPRDIKRNTGRPPTRWSDFFTKSFKENYDALRVPRERRNHWATLARDRDKWKNYWRPLDRFEDQRESR from the coding sequence atgacgatctgtacttataacgcacgcacgcttgcatcggaagcggccatcgaagatctgatggtgcaagccaagaagatcaagtacgacgtcatcggactgaccgagacgagacgacgtcactctctcaacgctgtatttgaaactggagaagaactgttcttaggaacatgcgacagtagaggtgttggtggagttggcgtcctcgtcaacacgagtatggcacagaacatcgactctttcgaacaactcacgacccgaatcggacgtctgcggatgagaagatgtggtcccacaccggctttgactatcttcgtcgcttacgctccaacatcaagctacgaagaagaagaagtcgaagctttctatatggacctggagaagttctaccgagaagatcatgccttttacaaggtcataattggcgacttcaacgccaaagttggcccaagaagaacgccggaggaacttcacatcgggacccacggcctacaatggaatgaccagggggagaggctttccgagttcatcatgacgactaagaccatccatgggaactcgcaattccagaagccctcctctctacgctggacgtgggagtcacccggtggagggtaccgtaatgagatagaccacatcatcgtcaataaaaggttctgcctgacggatgtcgctgttgtaccaaagttctatacgggatcggaccatcgcctcctccgaggaagattttctttcacgcggagagcagagaaagccgccaagttcagcaagagaaatcccagaactaccatcaactgggatctcttcgctacgttagccggcttttgggaagattccgcaatggacaacatcgacgaggaatacgaccggcttgtcaaacaccttcatgactgcgcgaagaaggctgagagtattaaaacaaccaagagacgcctgtctcttgaaactcttgagctgatacgccagcgtggagcagcacgagccgcagggaaccaagagcttacgtccgagctcgcaaggctttgcagagaggcgggaaaaagcatccgctatgcccgccgagacttcgccagtcgcaagacaaggatgacagctctccggaacccgaagggaacaaccattgcatcgagaaggggaatggagaaaatcatctacgacttctactctgatctcttcgacagccgtgcccacttgcctcctcaccatctgagggaagatggacatgtcattccagcggttctcccgtccgaaatacgacatgctatcatgtcggtgagaaatcgtacagcagccggtcccgacagaataaaaccagaacacctgaagaaccttccgccagtactcatcaacaccctggcgaggatcttcacacgttacctgtcggaatgcaaggtccctaaacagtggaagaccagcaagaccgtgttgctgtataaaaagggagatccacatgacatcggcaactatcgcccaatctgcttactgtccgtcatctacaagctcttcacaagagtgatccttaataggattgaaaaggtcttggatgaaggacaaccatgcgagcaagcagggtttcgaaaaggattcagcacgatcgaccatattcacactgtttcgagactcatcgaggtatcacgagagtacaagatgccgctctgtctcactttcatcgacttgaagaaggcctttgactcagttgagacggaagcggtcgtggaagccttggacaaccaaggcgttcccactcagtacataaaggtgcttcgagagttgtacagtaacttcacgaccggaatctcgccattctacaagaatatcatcattgacgtgaagaggggggttcgacagggtgatacaatctcacccaaaatattcacagccaccctcgagaacgcaatgcgaaagttggaatgggacgacatgggagtgaagatcgatggtcggcagctacaccatttgcgctttgctgatgacatcgtactgataacacctagcatcagccaagcggaacgaatgctgaccgaattcgccgaaacatgtggatgcatcggtcttgagctgaatcttcaaaagacgatgttcatgcggaacggatggatctcggatgccccattcacgctcaacggaacgaacatatccgaatgcaccagctacgtctatctgggtcgggaattgaacatgatgaacgacctggcccccgagctgggcaggaggagaagagcggcttggggagcgtacaagagcatcgaggacgtagtgaagaagaccaagaacacccggctccgtgctcacctcttcaacaccaccgtacttcctgctttgacctatgcctcagaaacctgggcacttcgcaagcaggaagaaaacgcggtgagcgtcattgaacgcgcaattgagagagtgatgctaggagtatcccgtttcaagcaagtgagagacgggattcgaagttctctcctacgtcagcgatcgaagatcagagacgccgccgcgtttgccaaggaaagtaaaataaggtgggccggacacgtgatgcgctttaacgacaaccgttggaccagagccgtgagcgactggattccccgcgatattaagcgcaatacaggaagaccgccgacccgatggtcagatttcttcacgaagtccttcaaagaaaattacgatgctcttcgtgtcccacgcgaaaggaggaaccactgggctactctggcacgcgaccgggacaaatggaagaattactggcgcccgctcgaccggttcgaagaccaacgggagtcaaggtga
- a CDS encoding hypothetical protein (NECATOR_CHRII.G8502.T2), giving the protein MPACSTTERRHKVHDSFNACGIMDFSFEKCTCSVGFFLDNAYRKVSNLDCFADARNKSLLILFRSIHAPTTIGSAIYAKFFASSSTSSIHRTGMICRSLIAFAVIIHQISSQNLVIVEGHRPSRVIKSQRRHNISKRANVHDSAKDVIYAPLDGQRVITKGIYYVNGRSKTEDEIYESVLLNGSDSTDGIDPFFVTRPPHRTTVAVKYNIHESTPQQSINSVDEVEEEIDGGEVEQENPRATTRYPLRLVTIPPRSTTALPPFKHVSRRIIQRKEDNISTTTTDSYASQGVRFPVESFQIPSNTLVPVTLNPNPNLSPPPPNPFLPIMPVRELNITYPFLPIGRSNPMPPYSPPMLISPAVPPFGNGNLIHRSSLRQGSYVRGREVPAIPLPSTPALVSGSAYVRTENEQYPYSDFLIDGGSRSETSAVAVAKPHVAKHIRPRSISGPYREHRDEQNSSEQLRLFARNHPNIVKSMTKKTFVKENLLILPKSYNVVGQIPTSSRARTTLTPNEKLDLCCRKRRVSPGCQAMCNFEALNDKTMQMHADSTGL; this is encoded by the exons ATGCCCGCATGTAGTACAACGGAGCGACGGCACAAGGTTCACGATTCCTTCAACGCATGCGGAATTATGGATTTTTCGTTCGAA aaatgcaCGTGTTCTGTTGGTTTCTTTCTTGACAACGCCTATCGTAAAGTGTCTAACTTGGACTGTTTCGCTGACGCT AGAAACAAGTCTCTGCTTATTCTCTTCCG ATCCATTCACGCACCTACGACGATTGGCTCAGCGATTTACGCGAAGTTCTTCGCCTCATCATCTACCTCTTCCATTCACCGTACCGGAATGATATGTCGGTCGTTAATCGCCTTTGCAGTCATTATTCATCAAATCTCGTCC cagAATCTGGTAATCGTTGAAGGTCATCGACCGTCTAGAGTGATCAAGAGTCAACGACGACACAATATTTCTAAACGTG CAAATGTTCACGACAGTGCAAAGGATGTGATCTACGCTCCTTTGGATGGTCAACGAGTGATCACAAAAGGAATATATTACGTGAATGGAAGATCCAAAACCGAAGATGAAa TCTATGAATCCGTTCTGCTTAACGGTAGCGACAGTACTGATGGAATCGATCCATTCTTTGTTACTCGTCCACCTCACAGAACTACCGTAGCTGTGAAGTACAACATCCATGAATCTACGCCTCAACAGTCTATAAATAGTGTGGATGAAGtggaggaagaaattgacggaggCGAAGTAGAGCAG GAAAATCCAAGAGCCACTACAAGGTACCCACTTCGTCTGGTCACTATACCTCCTCGCTCGACCACCGCACTACCTCCTTTCAAACACGTCAGC CGACGAATCATTCAACGGAAGGAAGACAACATCTCCACGAC GACAACCGATTCATACGCATCCCAAGGTGTAAGGTTTCCGGTCGAATCATTTCAGATACCATCGAATACGTTGGTACCAG TCACGTTGAATCCAAATCCAAATCTTTCACCTCCACCACCGAACCCGTTTCTACCTATTATGCCGGTCAGAG AGCTGAACATCACCTATCCGTTCCTGCCAATAGGAAGAAGTAACCCAATGCCACCTTATTCTCCACCTATGCTG ATCTCTCCTGCTGTGCCTCCATTTGGCAATGGTAACCTCATCCATAGG TCTTCACTCCGACAAGGTTCGTATGTTCGAGGAAGAGAAGTGCCCGCTATACCGCTTCCATCCACACCAG CTCTCGTCTCAGGAAGCGCTTACGTCAGAACAGAAAACGAACAG TACCCTTATTCCGACTTTTTAATCGATGGAGGATCAAGATCCGAGACGTCTGCAGTTGCGGTTGCAAAGCCTCACGTGGCCAAGCATATCCGGCCACG ATCGATCAGCGGTCCATACCGAGAACATCGTGACGAACAAAACTCGTCCGAACAACTCCGCCTATTCGCCAGGAATCATCCGAATATCGTCAAATCTATGACGAAAAAGACATTTGTGAAAGAGAACCTATTAATTCTGCCAAAG TCCTATAACGTTGTTGGCCAGATCCCGACGTCATCGAGGGCGCGAACAACACTGACACCGAACGAGAAATTGGATTTATGTTGCCGTAAACGTCGTGTGAGCCCTGGATGTCAGGCAATGTGCAATTTTGAGGCCCTTAATGATAAAACG ATGCAAATGCATGCTGATTCAACTGGTTTGTAA
- a CDS encoding hypothetical protein (NECATOR_CHRII.G8503.T1): protein MYRPRSDERLEVNIILLLLLLLPLLLSLLLLLLLLLLLLLLLLLLLLLLLLLLLLLLLLLLLLLLLLLLLLLLLLLLLLLLLLLLLELGVV from the exons atgtatcgaccccggagtgatgaaagacttg AAGTcaacattatattattattattactgttattaccattactattatcattattattattattattattattattattattattattattattgttattactattattgttattactattattattattactattattattattactattattattattattactattattattattattattattattattattattattattattattattattattattattggagTTGGGTGTAGTGTAA